A single Nitrosospira multiformis ATCC 25196 DNA region contains:
- the hemL gene encoding glutamate-1-semialdehyde 2,1-aminomutase has product MMSRNQQLFEQSQKFIPGGVNSPVRAFKSVGGTPVFFRKGEGAYAWDADDKSYIDYVGSWGPLILGHAHPEVVDAVYAAAKNGLTFGAPTEAELEIAELLCRLVPSIEQVRLVSSGTEATMSAIRLARGYTARNRIIKFEGCYHGHDDALLVKAGSGALTFGHPSSAGVPVETASSTVVLDYNDLAGVEQAFNQFGAEIAAVIVEPVAGNMNLIAPQPGFLAGLRELCTRHGSVLIFDEVMTGFRVGLECAQGLYGIKPDLTTLGKVIGGGMPMAAFGGRREIMQCLAPVGAVYQAGTLSGNPVAVAAGLATLKLVQVPGFYDKLAARTRKLTEGLAAAAAKQGVVFCAEAVGGMFGLYFRESAPKSYAEVMSCDREAFNGFFHAMLEEGIYFAPSAFEAGFVSAAHGDAEISKTLATAEKIFARE; this is encoded by the coding sequence ATAATGTCACGCAACCAGCAATTGTTCGAACAGTCGCAAAAATTCATTCCCGGTGGTGTCAACTCGCCGGTTCGCGCCTTCAAATCGGTAGGCGGCACGCCGGTTTTCTTCAGAAAAGGTGAGGGTGCCTATGCCTGGGATGCGGATGACAAGTCCTACATAGATTATGTCGGTTCCTGGGGCCCTCTGATTCTCGGGCATGCCCATCCTGAAGTGGTTGATGCGGTCTATGCGGCAGCAAAAAACGGCTTGACTTTTGGAGCGCCCACCGAGGCGGAACTGGAAATAGCGGAACTGCTGTGCCGACTGGTGCCGTCAATCGAGCAAGTCAGGCTGGTAAGCTCCGGAACCGAAGCGACCATGAGCGCCATCCGGCTGGCGCGCGGTTATACCGCTCGGAATCGCATCATCAAGTTTGAAGGCTGTTATCACGGCCACGACGACGCCTTGCTGGTGAAGGCAGGCTCTGGCGCTCTGACTTTCGGCCATCCGAGTTCTGCCGGCGTCCCTGTTGAAACGGCTTCGAGCACGGTGGTGCTCGATTACAATGATCTCGCCGGTGTTGAACAGGCTTTCAACCAGTTCGGTGCCGAAATCGCGGCAGTCATTGTCGAGCCTGTTGCGGGCAACATGAATCTTATCGCGCCTCAGCCCGGCTTCCTGGCGGGTTTGCGCGAATTGTGCACGCGCCACGGCAGCGTGTTGATCTTCGATGAAGTGATGACAGGCTTTCGCGTCGGACTGGAGTGTGCCCAGGGGCTTTACGGAATAAAACCCGATCTCACCACACTGGGCAAAGTGATTGGCGGCGGTATGCCAATGGCTGCGTTTGGAGGCCGGCGAGAAATCATGCAATGCCTTGCACCAGTAGGAGCCGTCTATCAAGCGGGTACGCTTTCGGGAAATCCGGTTGCGGTCGCTGCCGGCCTCGCTACATTGAAGCTGGTGCAGGTACCGGGGTTCTACGACAAACTCGCGGCGCGTACCCGCAAACTTACGGAAGGTCTTGCCGCGGCCGCAGCAAAACAGGGTGTGGTTTTTTGTGCGGAGGCTGTAGGGGGCATGTTCGGACTCTATTTCCGGGAGAGCGCGCCGAAAAGTTACGCGGAGGTGATGAGCTGTGACCGCGAGGCTTTCAATGGTTTTTTCCACGCCATGCTCGAGGAGGGTATTTATTTCGCCCCATCAGCATTTGAAGCCGGATTTGTTTCCGCGGCACACGGGGATGCTGAAATCAGCAAAACACTAGCCACCGCTGAAAAAATCTTTGCGCGGGAATAA